The genomic window GCCCCCACATATCGAGAGCGGGTCTTTGGGCAACTCACGCCAGCATCTCTAGCAACTAGCTATCATCCGTTGAGCAAGTTTCAGACACTTTCGGTTCAAATCATTGACAATTCCACCCCCACATCTCTAGAGCGGATCTTTGGGCAACTCGCGCCAGCATCTCTAGCAACTAGCTATTATGTGTTGGGCAAGTTTTGGGCACTTTAGGCTCAAATCATAGAAAATTgcacccctcccccccacacacacacacatctcaaGAGCGGATCTTTGGGCAACTCAGCCCAGCATCTCTAGCAACTAGCTATCATGGGTTGGGCAAGTTTCGGACACTTTCGTCTCAGATCATTGACGATTCTAGCACCCGCATCTCGGGAGCGGATTCGCCAACATATCTAGCAACTAGCTATCATTTGTTGGGTAAGTTTTGGACACTTTCGGCTCAAGTAAGAGACAATTCCAGCATCCGCATCTCGGGAGCGGACCTTTGGGCAACTTACACCAGCATCTCTAGACACTACCCATCATGGTTGGGCATGTTTTGGACACTTTTGGCTCAAATCATCGACGATTCCAGCCCCCGCATCTCGGGAGTGGATCTTTGGGTGTCTTTCGACAACATCTCTAGTAACTAACTATCATGTGTTGGGAAAGTTTTAAACACGTAAGTCTAAAATCATAGACGATTCTAGGCCCCGCATCACCAAGTCGCAAACCACCCCCACGCTCAAAATCATCGATTCACCCAAAAACATGCATGGGACCCTCTTACCCCACCCCTCTTCAACCTCCCTATACCGCCTCTATCATATAGTCGTAGATGTGAGTAGAAAAACCCATGCTTATGGGGTTATTttcgagatacttaccggtgatgcgGTCCAGTTCCTCGATCACTCGTGACGATGTTTCCCAGATCTAGCACCACCCTGCTAGGTGGTCGCGGCGCACGGATGGCGCTGCCCCCTTCGCTTTTCCTCTTGCTTTGCTTGCTAGTCGTCGATACTCCGATACCTCTCTCCTCCCCTCTGTTGTCTAGTTGCCGCCAATCATATGCCCAAAAAAAGATATTGCACGCAACTTTCTGACATTATTAGGCAAGTTAGTGTAGAAATCATTGACTAGAAGAAAGCATGTTTTTTGGCTCAAACTCAATGTGCAAAAAGGTTATAAATTGACTAGAAGAAAGCATGTTTTTTGGTTGCTGACTTTCTCCGTCTAAAGGATAGTCCACAGCTTCTTACTTTTGCTTGCTAGTGTTGTACTAATGGAAGACAGAAGTGCCGACAGGGGAATTGGAAACAGCTCCAATTGAGGAAGGAGAACTGGTGAATTGATCAAAAAGATGGAGTTGTCAGTGCACACATCAAAGCAATATCATGTTGTTAATTGCATCTTGTGTGTGGCATCAGCGACCACTGAAAGACAGAGAATCTTTCATTCAGATGCAGTGTTACTTTCCCCTAGGATTTTACTTATTATGTGTACTAAAAATAGCATAACAACCATGCTATGTGCTAATCGTTTGTAAAAATCAATGTGATTCTGGCGACAATATTCAACAAGCACTAATGTGCTTCTACTTGTACACATATCTTGTTGCATTAGACCCGATGGAGTTGTAAATATATAAACCATCCAAGCAGCCTTTCTCATTATTGAACTGATGTGTTCATGTACAAGTTACAATACACATATCTTGTTGTATTAGAACCGATGGAGTTGTAACTATATAAACCATCCAAGCAAACCTTCTGATTATTGAACTGATGTGTTCATGTACAAGTTTCAGTAAACATATCTTGTTGTATTAGAACCGATGGAGTTCTAACTTTATAAACCATCCAAGCAGGCCTTTCTAATTATTGAACTGATGTGTTCATGTACAAGTTTCAGTCTATCTAATATTTATACCATAATCAACGGAAATGTTTAACTAGGCAGACATGCATATCAGGCAACCAACTAACAAAATCATTAGGCAAGCAAATCATTAGGCTGATATGGATACCATAACTAGCAGAAATGTTTAATTATCCAAGGTTCCAGTATGTTACTTGCTAGTTCAGACATATCAGGAAACTAACAAACAAAATAATTAGGCAAGCTACAGAAATACAAAATCATTAGGCAAGCTACAGGTATGTAACTAGGATAGTTCATATCTCCATGAGCTGGTGTGCAACAAAATTTCTAGGTTCCGAATAATCAAAATTTCCTTGATGAGATGGCAAATTGATGAACATTTGAGGCAACTACAAATAAATAGTCAGGCAAGTTTTTGTACGACAAAAAAAGACAGGTTCTGTGGGGGAGGATCTGGCAACTACTCATATGCAAACTCTAGCAATGCACCACACCTCCGTGCAACACGTGCTCAGCCCATGGCAACTCAAACACACACGCTTTGCCAAAATCAAAAACTAGTTCAGAACGGCTCACCCTGTGGATGAAGAGCGGGAGGGAAATCTACTGTAAGGTACTGCACCACATCCACCTCGTTGTGCTTCTCGCCGTCGTCCACATGACCCCTACAGGCAACGCTATGGACGAGAGGATCCTCCCTGTACTGCGCGGCCAGGGAGTTGAACTGTAGGGGATCTCCGAGGGGCGCGCGAGCAGAGGGGGCGTCGCTAGTTGGAATCTGCGGGGGGCGGCCAGAGCAGCCGCCGTCGTGTTTTGTTGTCGTCGTTGGATGAGAAGGGCCTGGATCTGACAGGAATTGAAGGTCCCAGTCGCGGGATGCATCGACCCCACGAGGAATCGACGCGGCGGGCCGCGGGACAACGCGGGGAGGGAGAAGCAGGGCGCGGGGCCGCATCGCTGCCGGTCTGGGGCAGGGGGCGCATCGCTGCCGGTCGAGGCGGGCGCGGTGGATCTCGCCGGGCCATGGAGGAACGGAAGTGTGCACGGGGGAAGGGAGAAGGTGAGACAGAGAGGAGTGGTTCGTGGGCTCCACAAGGCAGAGAAACGGGGTGGATTCTTGGACGAGGCAGCGCCGGGTCGCCGGGTCGGAGCGATCGACGCGCAACCGCGCGATGCCGATCCGACGGCGCGCGAGAGCGTGTGCTCGCGCGAGCAAACGAGCACTCGACCACTTTTTAGGATTTAGGAAACAAATTAAGTCTCTGCGTTGGCCTTTTTTGTCCGTGCGGCGGGTGACCGGCTTTGTCCGCCTGTGCCGCGAAACTTCGTAACCTTGCGGACGACAGGATTACGTGGAAAGTGGGCACCCTTTAAACCTGCATATTGCGTCAAACGCGTTTGCGTTTGCGCGTTTGCGTGGACGGAGACCTCATCGTCAAGTCCCTTCTTTATACTACCAAATAATAGTACTACAATTATATacggagtatatatatatatgatattatCACAGAAgccagcagcagcaactccaaTCCCTAGTTTCGCTCGATGTGCTGAGCTCCTCTATATCCCGGCGGCCACAGCAGAAACACACACGAAGAGAGCGCGGCCCATGGGTGGCGCCGGCGAGGCTGCGTGTAGCCACAGCAGCGTCAAACTGCAGGCCCCGCTGCTGGCATCGCTTGAACCGTCGGCCGGCAGGGCGAGCAACGAGCTGGAGGCCATCCTCAACGACGACTCGGTGCCGTGGGCGCGGCGGATGTGCGCAGCAACGGCGGTGGAGACGCGCATGCTGTTGCGCCTGGCGGCGCCTGCTGTTCTAGTCTACATGATCAACTACATGATGTCCATGTCGACGCAGATCTTCGCTGGCCatcttggcacgctcgagctcgCCGCCGCTTCCCTCGGCAACACCGGCATCCAGGTCTTCGCCTACGGCCTCATGGTATGTACCTTGCTAGTCGCGCCAAATATTGCAAACTTAATATAGGTGTAGTTGGGTACTAATGCTACTGCTAGCATATCAGCATTATTTTAAACGGCTACTTCCTCCGTCCACGCAAAACGATTTTATATTATTAGATGAAGGGAGTAATAATTAACAACCGGCAAACTGACGAGCTAGCATCCTTTTGTTTGAGGTGTTAAACCACGAGTTGTTAAACCACCATTAGCCTACTTTTAACTCAAGCACATTAGAATTTGGGTTAAGCAGGACAGACTTTTCATTCACAGGAGCTTAGTTTATGTGACTGCTCAAGGGCCTGTTAGGTTTCAaaaagtcacctgacttataagataagtcaggtgacttaaaaccggTGAATTATAAGTCACGCATGTTTGGTtatcacctgacttataagtcacctgaccacaCCAATCCACATCATGCAGGTGGTGGGACCCACGCAGAAGGggatgacttataagttttaagttggggtggagcaacttatgacttataagttggggtgacttataagttgggtctgtttggcaaaataagtcactttttcacttttcgacttataagttggtgacttatttggaaccaaacaggccctaagggCTCATTTGGTAGAAGTGGATTTGAGAGGTTTTGGGGGAGGGGATTTCACGGGATTTGGTGANNNNNNNNNNNNNNNNNNNNNNNNNNNNNNNNNNNNNNNNNNNNNNNNNNNNNNNNNNNNNNNNNNNNNNNNNNNNNNNNNNNNNNNNNNNNNNNNNNNNNNNNNNNNNNNNNNNNNNNNNNNNNNNNNNNNNNNNNNNNNNNNNNNNNNNNNNNNNNNNNNNNNNNNNNNNNNNNNNNNNNNNNNNNNNNNNNNNNNNNNNNNNNNNNNNNNGCCCTAAGCCCCTCACATATCCCTACTATTTGGTTGCAAAACTACTATACTATAATTAAAAATGCAAATTTTACAACTTCAAAAGCTCACAGAGGAAATATACCTGCAACAAAAGTGCAACTAGATTACACAAAACAACAAACATGCTCTGTTACAAGTACTACTATCAATGGTTCTAATGAAAATGGGACATACATACATTCGACAGTCCAAATGAAAAACATGACACATGCCACGGTCCAAATGAAAAATACAAGATGCTCGGTCAACAAAAGTCAACAGTCCATCACATTTGATCGGCGAATGCTCCGAGACATGTTTGCGGGCTGCACAAAGTGGAGGAGACTTGTGGCAGCAAAGCGTGGTCATCTGTCTTCCGCGAGATCAGGTCCCTATAATAAACATATGAAAAAACTAAACATATCAAAAATATGGAGCCACTTTATGCATCAAGCTTCTGCGTGCAACCTTGGATGTTCATAAGCTGATTATGCGTGCTAAAAGAATTACCTTAGAACGTTTACATGTTTAAACCGTGTCATCATGTTAGCTTTTATGCATAACAACTATTCAATTTATATGCAGATCGGTATGTGCCGCTCATAAATGAACATGTATTTAGTAACTCAACACCGAGACCTTTTTGCCTTGACATGCATTGTATGTACAGCCAGGATATATCAAATAAATGAAAATAGCTAAACTGTAAAATAGCGTAACCGGCGCTCCTTTGCTATTGATGACACCACTATAACCATTTTATGAAATATAGTGGAGAAAGAAGGCTTAGTATTCACCATATACTGAGATTGTTACATAACATACTTGGTGTTCACAATGCAATGAAAAGAAGTAATTAGATCTTGTTGCAGCTAATACTTCAGCACAAGCCAGTAGGCATAAACAGATTACACGGACAGGATATTAACCAGAAATAATAACTATGTTTTCGTAAAAAGCTCTACTACTGTGcagaatgaaaatgaaaatgaagttCTGCTCATAAAACTAGATATTATATATCTCAAAATAGAGAGAAGTACTAGTGCAGGCTTCAGAACATGGATCACAGGAGCTAGATGAAAAGATGGATGCATAAGAAGCTAGCTCCATAATTTCCTTGCTTAAATAATGAGAAACTACTAACAGAATTTCATTTCTTAGATGTTTAACAAATTTTTATATTGTATTATATAATCTGAGCATAGAAGATAGTACTGGCAGACTAGACTAGACGACACATATAATCAGAGAGTAGAGAACCAGTGTTGCCACAAATGAGAACTAATGTTCCCATAAATTAAACTAGAACCAACTAAACTAGAGCCATATAGACTAGATGTCAGATATAACATATAACTTTTCTGCCAACAATGGAATCAGGAATACAAGTGAGCACAACATATCTCAACTAAAATTTTTGTTAACACGCAACACTGAACTGAACATTCAGTTCACAGTACAATGCACTCAAAGTTCAGAATTTGACATTGCCATCTGTCAAACAAGGCCATTCACTCAATAAACAACAAGAAAATCCAGGGGATCAAACACACATTTGGCTCTACCATCTGTACCGAAACAGGGGATCAAACCCACACGCTTTTGCTGAAAACCCAAAGTTACCAAGCCAAAAGGGCATTGGTTAGCAGGCACACAGTCTGACTACATGGCAACACCATGGCCAGGAGGGAGGATGGAGACTTGGCCTTCTACTTCTTAGTCAGTGGGCGGTCACCAGCTCCACCAGCACCCCAGCAGCACACGACACGGTGCGACAGTGGGCGCGGCATAGATCATCTGCAGGCCGGAACAGAGATCACTACTTGCCTTGTTCTACTAGGAAGCGATGCAACCGGACTGAGTGGCATGGACACTACTTGCAGAGAGATAAACAGAGCACTGCTACTGCCACTACTTGCAGAGAGATAAGCAGAGCCAACAGTAgcctaggaggaggagggggaggaggaggaggaggagaacttggtgATGGCCTAGGTGCCCACAGAGACGGCGTGCTTGGCGAGCTCGCTGAGGAGGACGAGGCGACAGCCATGGCCGGGGGTGGAAGAAACCTAGATGATGAGGGGAAAGGGGGTAGGCGAGGAGAGTGGAGACGAGGACTTACAGCCGGGGGTATGCCGGAGGCCCGCGTCGAGTCATCGGTCGGCGGCGTCTTGAGAGGAGTCAGGCGGCGGCCGTGTCGTCTCCTCCGAATCCTCGAGCGGTCGAGCCCCTCTTCAAGGGTTGAAAACCACATGGAAAGTGGGTATCGAAGGGGGATCAGAGGGGTTGGGCCACGGAATCCTCGCGTACCAAACGGGCCGTCGCGGTTTTGCGCTGTTTCTGGGCCAAACAGAAAAAGAAACTCGACGGATTTAAACAAATCAAAACTAAAAAAACTCATGACTAGTCGATATTTATAGGTAAAAAAAGAAACAATCAATCTAAAACCAATAATCTTAAATTAAAAAAGAGCAGTTCGATGTTTATTAGGAAAATGAATTTTTGCATTTCTAAAaataaaaaccaagaagttcaaattaaaataacagagcaGTTAGATGTTTATAAAAAAGTAAGTATTTCTGTTTATAATATAAAATCAAGAAGTTCAAGTTAAATAATAGAGATATTAATGTTTATAGAAAACATAATTTTCtcatttcataaaataaataacaacttcaaattaaaataacagaccAGTTCCATATTTACAAAAAACACCAGTTTTCCTATTTCTAAATacaaaaccaagaagtccaaattaaaataACTGAGTAGTTCAATGtttataaaaaatacattttacgTTTCCAAAATAAAGTTAAGAGTTTGAAATTAAAATAAATATATTATTTCGATATTTATTAAAAACGGATATTTCCTATTTCTAAAATTAAACAAGAAgtataaatgaaaacaaagaataGTTGGATGTTTATAAAAAAATGGATTTACATGTTCGAAAAACAAAGGAAAACGATGTAGTTTTTGGCGTTCTTTTAAAACAGCTCATAAATGgtgatgaatttttttaaaaaaatgtctaCATGAAAAGTTGCTTACGTTCATAAGAGTTCCGATGGTATATCATACACGTTGTTCCAGTAAACCATTCAAAGTTTGGTGTATACAGTTTGTAACGAGTTATACCGTATTAAAAATGATATTAAACAACCAAAAATTTAGGAAAATGTTGAACATGAAAAAGTTGCATATTTTCGACAGATTTTCAACGTTGTATCGTTTGCTCAATTTTTTATGAGCGGTTGAGGTGTTACGGCTAGGAAACAACACaaaaaacaaagtgaagttcaaacagGAGTGCGACCAAAATTCAAAGTATGTACATAGTGCTTGAGCACTTTGTTTTCGTCACAAACGCAGCATGCATGTTGTCGCCGTTTTTTGAATAACTTCAAAGTAAAAATGTTTCGCATTTTATTAGGTTTCCAATGGTATACCATTTGCACCATTCCGGGAAAGCATCTAAAAATAATGGATTCAAAATATATTTCTTGAAATTTAAAATACAAATTAAACTGTAGGGAGTTGGGAGGAAAGTTCATCTAAAAATAATggattcaaaataaatttcttgaAATTTAAAATACAAATTAAACTGTAGGGAATTGGGAGGAAAGTTATACACAAAAATGTTTTGCATTTGCACCGTCTTCCAACGCCGTATAATTTGCTATATTCCGGCAAACCTTTTAGATATTAAACAAAAATACGGTCTCATTCAAATTCCGTATTTTATGAATTCCATTTAAATCTTCCAGAATTGGAAAAAATGTTCTACATGAAAGATTAGCGCAATTTCAcaagatttccaacgccatatcatttccGCCATGCCAATAAACCATTTAGAAATTAGCTAAAAGATATGATCCTTCCtgttttgtttgaaattttttgtcATTTTTCAAATTGCTCCAAAACCAtggaaaatttggaaaactttctatATGTAAGATGAGTGAATTTGCAACACTTTCCAATGCTATGTCATTTGCCTCGTACGAATAAATCGTTTGAAAATGAGGATAAAAATACGAATCATGTTTCTCCGGGAGAAAAACAGAGTGAAGTACAAACAGACACTCCACCAAAATTCAAATTCAGCATAGGGTGTGTTTCGAAAATTGTTTTCGTGACATAGACAACACACATGATCCTACTATTTTCATAATTACGTAAAAAAAgctaggaattagagaaaactttctacATGTAATACTTTCGCATTTTCGATAACTTTACTGGTACATCATTCGCCCCATCCCGAGAAGGTTTCAAAATTACGGCTTCAAAGCGAATTCTGCCGTTTTCAGAATTCACTTAAAACCGCAACCAATTGGGAGAAATTTTTTATACCAAAACAAATTGCATTTTTTTTCAAGCTTTTCAACGCCATCTATGCTGAAACCGCTCCGTCGCATGAATCACACCGTGGCTGTGGATACCCAAACTTCCACCCGTAAAAGCGCATGGCACGCTCACTTCTTCAACGCAATGCAGCTTGGCATGGGGAGCGCGGTGGAGACGCTGTGCGGGCAGGCGTACGGCGCGAACAAGTTCGACATGCTGGGCATCTACATGCAACGCTCCACCGTCCTTCTCATGGCGACCGGCATCCCACTCGCCGTCATCTACGTCTTCTGCCGTCCCATCCTCATCCTCCTTGGACAGACACCGGAGATCGCCCGCGCTGCCGCCATCTTTGTGTATGGCCTCATTCCGCAGATCTTTGCCTACGCGGCAATCTTTCCCATCCAAAAGTTCATGCAGGCACAGAGCATCATGGCTCCCAGCGCATACATCTCAGCGGGAACGCTCGGCGTCCACCTTGTACTCAGCTACCTCCTTGTCTACAAATTCGGCCTGGGGCTCCTGGGGGTCTCGCTCATGCTGAGCGTCAGCTGGTGGATCATCGTGGTCGCTCATTTCGTCTACATCATGAATAGCAATCGATGCCGGCTCACGTGGTCTGGATTCTCCGTCGAGGCATTCTCCGGTCTGCCAAAGTTTTTTAAGCTGTCCCTTGCATCTGCTGTCATGATCTGTCTCGAGAATTGGTACTTCCAGATACTCGTCCTCACtgctggcctcctcgaggatcccGAAATTGCCCTCGCGTCGCTCACTGTCTGGTAATTAATTTTAATGAAACTTGTCTAGCTAGTAGTAACTACCTATACTGATTGCCTGCTTAATTTCTTGAGATGATGACGCAATGCAATACATCTTGCTGTCCTTGTACTTGCGCGTTTGCAGCATGACCATTTCGGGGTGGGTGTTCATGATTTCAATTGGATGCAACGCAGCAGCAAGGTAATTAAAGATAATCTTAGCTACCTATCTCTTGCAGTATGCCAAAATAGGAAGTGTAACAACTTAATTCGAGTGTGTGTTCTACGATACAGCGTCAGGGTGAGCAATGAGCTTGGCGCTGGGAACCCCAAGTCAGCCGCGTTCTCCGTGGTGGTAGTGACGATGCTGACGTTCATCCTATCGGTGATAATCGCAGTGGTCATTCTTCTCTTCCGTGACAAAATCAGCTACATCTACACCGGCGGCGAGGATGTGTCGGCAGCAGTGTCCAAGCTGACGCCGCTGCTCGCGCTCACCCTCGTTCTCAACGGCATCCAACCCGTACTGTCAGGTACACAGAAACATAAAGAGAACATAAACGCCCCTTCGGCGTTCGGCATTAGACAAAAAACAACTGAATATATCATTGGATTCTATACAGGCTGATGGGGCATTTTATAAGCAGGGGTAGCCGTCGGCTGTGGATGGCAAGCCTTCGTGGCCTACGTCAATGTTGGCTGCTACTATGTCGTGGGCGTCCCCCTTGGCTGCCTACTCAGCTTCTACTTTGACCTCGGCACTGCGGTAATTAAGGCTTCCGTGCATGGCTTACTCTTATTCAATTGA from Triticum aestivum cultivar Chinese Spring chromosome 3B, IWGSC CS RefSeq v2.1, whole genome shotgun sequence includes these protein-coding regions:
- the LOC123072153 gene encoding protein DETOXIFICATION 40 — translated: MGGAGEAACSHSSVKLQAPLLASLEPSAGRASNELEAILNDDSVPWARRMCAATAVETRMLLRLAAPAVLVYMINYMMSMSTQIFAGHLGTLELAAASLGNTGIQVFAYGLMLGMGSAVETLCGQAYGANKFDMLGIYMQRSTVLLMATGIPLAVIYVFCRPILILLGQTPEIARAAAIFVYGLIPQIFAYAAIFPIQKFMQAQSIMAPSAYISAGTLGVHLVLSYLLVYKFGLGLLGVSLMLSVSWWIIVVAHFVYIMNSNRCRLTWSGFSVEAFSGLPKFFKLSLASAVMICLENWYFQILVLTAGLLEDPEIALASLTVCMTISGWVFMISIGCNAAASVRVSNELGAGNPKSAAFSVVVVTMLTFILSVIIAVVILLFRDKISYIYTGGEDVSAAVSKLTPLLALTLVLNGIQPVLSGVAVGCGWQAFVAYVNVGCYYVVGVPLGCLLSFYFDLGTAGLWSGMIGGTLIQSMILMWVIFRTDWNKEVAVATERLDRWEEKTPLLAGQK
- the LOC123072152 gene encoding uncharacterized protein, producing MRPRALLLPPRVVPRPAASIPRGVDASRDWDLQFLSDPGPSHPTTTTKHDGGCSGRPPQIPTSDAPSARAPLGDPLQFNSLAAQYREDPLVHSVACRGHVDDGEKHNEVDVVQYLTVDFPPALHPQVLLPQLELFPIPLSALLSSISTTLASKKSCVQYLFLGI